In the genome of Bradyrhizobium sp. CIAT3101, one region contains:
- a CDS encoding NADH-quinone oxidoreductase subunit M, with protein sequence MTTWPILSVTTFLPLVGALIVYLSRGDDEAARRNSRWIALWTTLITFAVSVLLVMRFDPSNADFQFVEKASWLATGITYHMGVDGISLPLVILTTAIMPFCIIASWKAISNRVREYMMAFLILETLMIGTFSALDLVLFYLFFEGGLIPMFLIIGVWGGPRRVYASFKFFLYTLLGSVLMLLAIMALYWNGGTTDIPTLMHTAVPRSLQTWAWLAFFASFAVKMPMWPVHTWLPDAHVEAPTAGSVVLAAILLKMGGYGFLRFSLPMFPLASHDFAPLIFTMSAIAIIYTSLVALMQEDMKKLIAYSSVAHMGFVTMGIFAGTMQGVAGGMFQMISHGIVSGALFLCVGVVYDRLHTREIAAYGGLVNRMPLYALTFMIFTMANVGLPGTSGFVGEFMTLLGTFKVSIPTAFFATFGVILSAGYALWLYRKVVFGALVKPTLMSMKDLTLRECVTLFPLIALTILFGVYPKPVLDMSAASVQQLVNNYNTAVTAVKAAALLQ encoded by the coding sequence ATGACAACCTGGCCCATCCTTTCGGTCACGACGTTCCTGCCGCTGGTCGGCGCGCTGATCGTTTACCTGAGCCGCGGCGATGACGAGGCGGCCCGGCGCAACTCGCGCTGGATCGCGCTGTGGACCACGCTGATCACCTTCGCGGTGTCGGTGCTTCTGGTCATGCGCTTCGACCCGTCGAATGCGGACTTCCAGTTCGTCGAGAAGGCGAGCTGGCTCGCCACCGGCATCACCTACCACATGGGCGTGGACGGCATTTCGCTGCCGCTGGTGATCCTCACCACCGCGATCATGCCGTTCTGCATCATCGCGAGCTGGAAGGCGATTTCGAACCGCGTCCGCGAATACATGATGGCGTTCCTGATCCTGGAAACGCTGATGATCGGCACCTTCTCGGCGCTCGATCTCGTGCTGTTCTACCTGTTTTTCGAAGGCGGCCTGATCCCGATGTTCCTGATCATCGGCGTCTGGGGCGGTCCGCGCCGGGTCTACGCGTCGTTCAAGTTCTTCCTCTACACGCTGCTCGGCTCGGTGCTGATGCTGCTCGCCATCATGGCACTGTACTGGAACGGCGGCACCACCGACATCCCGACCCTGATGCATACCGCCGTGCCGCGGTCGTTGCAGACGTGGGCGTGGCTGGCCTTCTTCGCCTCGTTTGCGGTGAAGATGCCGATGTGGCCGGTGCACACCTGGTTGCCTGACGCGCACGTCGAGGCGCCGACCGCGGGCTCCGTGGTTCTGGCCGCGATCCTGCTGAAGATGGGCGGCTACGGCTTCCTGCGCTTCTCGCTGCCGATGTTCCCGCTCGCCTCGCACGACTTCGCGCCGCTGATCTTCACCATGTCCGCGATTGCCATCATCTACACCTCGCTGGTGGCGCTGATGCAGGAGGACATGAAGAAGCTGATCGCGTACTCGTCGGTCGCGCATATGGGCTTCGTCACCATGGGCATCTTCGCCGGCACCATGCAGGGCGTCGCCGGTGGCATGTTCCAGATGATCTCGCACGGCATCGTCTCCGGCGCGCTGTTCCTCTGCGTTGGCGTGGTCTACGACCGCCTGCACACCCGCGAGATCGCGGCCTATGGCGGCCTCGTCAACCGGATGCCGCTCTACGCGCTGACCTTCATGATCTTCACCATGGCGAACGTCGGTCTGCCCGGCACTAGCGGCTTCGTCGGCGAGTTCATGACGCTGCTCGGCACCTTCAAGGTCTCGATCCCGACCGCGTTCTTCGCCACCTTCGGCGTGATCCTGTCGGCCGGCTACGCGCTGTGGCTCTACCGCAAGGTCGTGTTCGGGGCGCTGGTCAAGCCGACGCTGATGAGCATGAAGGATCTCACCCTACGTGAATGCGTGACGCTGTTCCCGCTGATCGCGCTGACGATCCTGTTCGGCGTCTATCCGAAGCCGGTGCTCGACATGTCGGCCGCCTCGGTCCAGCAACTCGTCAATAATTACAACACCGCTGTGACGGCCGTGAAGGCCGCCGCACTGCTCCAGTGA
- the nuoN gene encoding NADH-quinone oxidoreductase subunit NuoN, which translates to MSFTTAGYQLAPVLPEIVLAIGAMALLMLGAYRGQGTTSAVTTLAVLLLIVVGVLEYMLPAGKQVTFGGSFIVDDFARFMKILALIGSAVTLVLSTEFLSDPSRRIFEYAILVLLSTLGMMVLISAGDLISLYLGLELMSLALYVVAASNRDNAKSTEAGLKYFVLGALSSGMLLYGSSLVYGFTGTVSFAGIATAATAANVGLVFGLVFLLAGLCFKVSAVPFHMWTPDVYEGAPTPVTAFFASAPKVAALAVFTRVTLTAFPGIVSQWQQILVFVAIASMALGSFAAIGQSNIKRLMAYSSIGHMGFALVGLASGTVEGAQGVLMYIVIYVAMTLGSFSVILAMKRNGQAVEKISDFAGLSRTNPLLAFMFAMLLFSLAGIPPLAGFFAKWYVFVAAIKANLFTLAVIGVLSSVVGAYYYLTIVKTMYFDEPAGQVDPMRAEVKTVLAVAGLFTILFALFAGPVVNVASAAAKSLF; encoded by the coding sequence ATGAGCTTTACGACTGCAGGTTATCAACTGGCGCCGGTGTTGCCCGAGATCGTGCTCGCGATCGGCGCCATGGCGCTTCTGATGCTCGGCGCCTATCGCGGGCAGGGCACCACCAGCGCGGTCACCACGCTCGCGGTGCTGCTGCTGATCGTGGTCGGCGTGCTCGAATACATGCTGCCCGCCGGCAAGCAGGTGACGTTCGGCGGCAGCTTCATCGTCGACGATTTCGCCCGCTTCATGAAGATCCTGGCCCTGATCGGCTCGGCGGTGACGCTGGTGCTGTCGACCGAGTTCCTGTCGGATCCGTCGCGCCGCATCTTCGAATACGCGATCCTGGTGCTGCTCTCGACGCTCGGCATGATGGTGCTGATCTCGGCCGGTGACCTGATCTCGCTCTATCTCGGCCTCGAATTGATGTCGCTCGCGCTCTACGTCGTGGCGGCCTCGAACCGCGACAATGCCAAGTCGACCGAAGCCGGTCTGAAGTACTTTGTGCTGGGCGCGCTGTCCTCGGGCATGCTGCTGTACGGCTCCTCGCTGGTGTACGGCTTCACCGGCACCGTCAGCTTCGCCGGCATCGCTACGGCTGCGACCGCCGCGAATGTCGGCCTCGTGTTCGGCCTGGTGTTCCTGCTCGCCGGCCTCTGCTTCAAGGTCTCGGCCGTGCCGTTCCACATGTGGACGCCCGACGTGTACGAAGGCGCCCCGACGCCGGTCACCGCCTTCTTCGCGTCCGCGCCGAAGGTGGCTGCACTCGCCGTGTTCACCCGCGTTACGCTGACCGCATTCCCGGGCATCGTCTCGCAGTGGCAGCAGATCCTGGTGTTCGTGGCGATCGCCTCGATGGCGCTGGGCTCGTTTGCCGCGATCGGCCAGAGCAACATCAAGCGCCTGATGGCGTACTCCTCGATCGGCCATATGGGCTTCGCGCTCGTCGGCCTTGCCTCCGGCACGGTCGAGGGCGCGCAGGGCGTGCTGATGTACATCGTGATCTATGTCGCGATGACGCTCGGCTCGTTCTCGGTCATCCTCGCCATGAAGCGTAACGGCCAGGCCGTCGAGAAGATCAGCGACTTCGCAGGCCTGTCGCGCACCAACCCGCTGCTCGCCTTCATGTTCGCGATGCTGCTGTTCTCGCTGGCGGGCATTCCGCCGCTCGCCGGCTTTTTCGCCAAATGGTACGTCTTCGTCGCCGCCATCAAGGCGAATTTGTTCACGCTCGCCGTGATCGGCGTGCTCTCCAGCGTGGTGGGCGCCTACTACTATCTCACCATCGTCAAGACGATGTACTTTGATGAACCGGCCGGCCAGGTCGATCCGATGCGCGCCGAGGTCAAGACGGTGCTGGCGGTTGCGGGCCTGTTCACAATTCTGTTCGCGCTGTTCGCGGGTCCGGTGGTGAACGTCGCCTCCGCCGCCGCAAAATCGCTGTTCTAG
- a CDS encoding biotin--[acetyl-CoA-carboxylase] ligase — translation MGFALGPRAIAAGYKLAALERTGSTNTDAIEAARAGERGPIWFVTDEQTAGRGRRQRPWIAPKGNLAASVLEVLDIAPAVAATIGFAAGLAEEAALEKVSLEAALRLGPDRPRYALKWPNDVLANGKKLVGIGLEAEAVGDRLAIVTGIGTNIVAAPEGTPTPAVSLAALGVQISAEELFSALSDAWVEFRGIWDNGRGFAEIRKLWLERAARLGEPIAIHTGTKVLEGIFDTIDDTGCLIVRTADGRRVPIAAGEVFFGPVRSVGAA, via the coding sequence ATGGGGTTCGCGCTCGGTCCTCGCGCAATCGCGGCGGGCTACAAGCTCGCAGCCCTGGAGCGGACCGGCTCGACCAATACCGATGCCATCGAGGCGGCTCGCGCCGGCGAGCGCGGCCCGATCTGGTTCGTCACGGATGAGCAGACGGCCGGCCGCGGCCGCCGTCAGCGGCCCTGGATCGCGCCGAAGGGCAATCTGGCAGCCAGCGTCCTCGAAGTCCTCGACATCGCGCCGGCGGTGGCTGCCACGATCGGTTTTGCCGCGGGACTGGCCGAGGAGGCTGCGCTGGAGAAAGTCAGCCTCGAGGCTGCGCTGCGGCTCGGCCCCGACCGTCCCCGATACGCCCTGAAATGGCCGAACGACGTCCTTGCCAACGGCAAGAAGCTGGTCGGCATCGGGCTGGAGGCCGAAGCCGTCGGCGATCGCCTGGCCATCGTCACAGGCATTGGCACCAACATCGTGGCGGCGCCCGAGGGCACGCCGACGCCGGCGGTGTCGCTGGCAGCCCTCGGCGTCCAGATCAGCGCGGAAGAGCTGTTCTCGGCCCTGTCGGACGCCTGGGTGGAATTCCGCGGCATCTGGGACAATGGCCGTGGCTTTGCCGAGATCCGAAAGCTCTGGCTGGAGCGCGCCGCGCGCCTTGGCGAGCCGATCGCGATCCACACGGGAACCAAGGTGCTGGAAGGTATTTTTGACACGATCGACGACACCGGCTGCCTGATCGTCCGCACCGCGGATGGCCGTCGCGTGCCGATCGCCGCGGGCGAGGTGTTTTTTGGCCCGGTTCGTTCGGTGGGAGCTGCGTGA
- a CDS encoding ribonuclease J, with translation MARPDELVFAPLGGVGEIGMNLSIYGLGNRHQRSWLAVDLGVSFGDEEHLPGIDLIMPDISFLEKERKNLMGLVLTHAHEDHFGAIIDLWPRLKCPIYATQFSAALFEAKCAAERNAPVIPVTVVPSGGRIDVGPFNVEFIPVAHSIPEAHALAIHTEAGVVLHTGDWKIDPTPTLGRPTDEKRLRELGEEGVLALIGDSTNAVRDGRSPSEAEVARTIIDLVKAAKGRVAVTTFASNVARIKAVADAAKAADREVVVVGRAMERVVQVARETGYLDGVQNFRSPEVYGHLPQDKVLALCTGSQGESRAALARIANDDHPEITLNRGDSVIFSSRTIPGNEKAVGSIINNLVLQGVEVLTDRDHLVHVSGHPRRDELRDMISWVKPQLLIPVHGEALHLNEHAKLARAAGVPRVLVVRNGDMVKLGPGDPGVVGEVPSGRLYKDGTILEDSKSRAVVERRRMAFSGCAFVAIAMTAQGELVDEPEVDLIGIPEKNRAGEPFDDIVFDAVMSTIEGLPKARRRDPDALAESVRRAVRAVINEHWGKKPPCLVHVLTV, from the coding sequence ATGGCGAGACCCGACGAACTGGTTTTTGCGCCGCTCGGCGGCGTCGGCGAGATCGGCATGAACCTGTCGATCTACGGCCTCGGCAATCGCCACCAGCGTTCCTGGCTGGCGGTCGATCTCGGCGTTTCCTTCGGCGACGAGGAGCATCTGCCCGGCATCGATTTGATCATGCCGGACATCAGCTTCCTGGAGAAGGAACGCAAGAACCTGATGGGCCTGGTGCTGACCCACGCCCATGAGGACCATTTCGGCGCCATCATCGATCTCTGGCCGCGGCTGAAATGCCCGATCTATGCGACGCAGTTCAGCGCCGCGCTGTTCGAGGCCAAATGCGCCGCCGAGCGCAACGCGCCCGTGATCCCCGTCACCGTGGTCCCGTCAGGCGGGCGCATCGATGTCGGTCCCTTCAACGTCGAGTTCATCCCGGTCGCGCATTCGATTCCGGAAGCGCATGCGCTGGCGATCCACACCGAGGCCGGCGTGGTGCTGCACACCGGCGACTGGAAGATCGATCCGACCCCGACGCTCGGACGTCCGACCGATGAAAAGCGGCTGCGCGAACTCGGCGAGGAGGGCGTGCTCGCTCTCATCGGCGATTCCACCAACGCGGTGCGCGATGGCCGCTCGCCGTCCGAAGCCGAGGTCGCGCGCACCATCATCGACCTGGTGAAGGCGGCCAAGGGCCGCGTCGCGGTCACGACCTTCGCCTCCAACGTCGCCCGCATCAAGGCCGTCGCCGATGCCGCGAAGGCCGCCGACCGCGAGGTCGTGGTGGTCGGCCGCGCCATGGAGCGCGTGGTGCAGGTCGCGCGCGAGACCGGCTATCTCGATGGCGTCCAGAATTTCCGTTCGCCCGAGGTCTACGGCCATCTGCCGCAGGACAAGGTGCTGGCGCTCTGCACCGGCAGCCAGGGCGAGTCCCGCGCGGCGCTGGCCCGCATCGCCAATGACGACCATCCCGAGATCACGCTGAACCGCGGCGACAGCGTGATCTTCTCCTCGCGCACCATCCCCGGCAACGAGAAGGCCGTGGGCTCGATCATCAATAATCTGGTGCTGCAGGGCGTCGAGGTCCTCACCGACCGCGATCATCTGGTCCACGTCTCCGGCCATCCCCGCCGCGACGAGCTGCGCGACATGATCTCCTGGGTGAAGCCGCAGCTCCTGATCCCCGTCCATGGCGAGGCGCTGCACCTGAACGAGCACGCCAAGCTCGCGCGTGCCGCCGGCGTGCCGCGCGTGCTGGTGGTCCGCAACGGCGATATGGTCAAGCTCGGCCCCGGCGATCCCGGCGTGGTCGGCGAGGTGCCGTCGGGCCGGCTCTACAAGGACGGCACCATCCTGGAGGATTCCAAGTCCCGCGCCGTGGTCGAGCGCCGCCGCATGGCGTTCTCCGGCTGCGCCTTCGTCGCCATCGCCATGACCGCGCAGGGCGAGCTTGTCGACGAGCCCGAGGTCGATCTGATCGGCATCCCCGAGAAAAACCGGGCGGGGGAGCCGTTCGACGACATCGTCTTCGACGCCGTGATGTCCACCATCGAGGGCCTGCCGAAGGCGCGCCGCCGGGATCCGGATGCACTGGCGGAATCGGTGCGACGCGCCGTCCGGGCCGTCATCAACGAACATTGGGGCAAAAAGCCCCCCTGTCTGGTCCACGTCCTGACGGTGTAG
- the mce gene encoding methylmalonyl-CoA epimerase, which translates to MLGRLNHVAIATRDAVKSAKIYGTAFGAQISEAVPLPEHGVITVFATLPNTKIEFIEPLGEASPIAKFLERNADGGIHHICYEVVDIIASRDTLVKEGARVLGDGVPKIGAHGKPVLFLHPKDFSGALVEIEQA; encoded by the coding sequence ATGCTGGGTCGCCTCAACCACGTCGCGATCGCGACCAGGGATGCCGTCAAGTCCGCAAAAATCTACGGCACGGCGTTCGGGGCGCAGATTTCGGAAGCCGTGCCGCTGCCCGAGCATGGCGTCATCACCGTGTTCGCGACGCTCCCCAACACCAAGATCGAATTCATCGAGCCGCTCGGCGAGGCCTCGCCGATCGCGAAATTTCTTGAGCGCAATGCCGACGGCGGCATCCACCACATCTGCTACGAGGTCGTCGACATCATCGCCTCGCGCGACACCCTGGTGAAGGAGGGCGCCCGCGTCCTCGGCGACGGCGTGCCGAAGATCGGCGCCCACGGCAAGCCGGTGCTGTTCCTGCACCCGAAGGACTTTTCCGGCGCGCTCGTCGAAATCGAGCAGGCGTAA
- a CDS encoding DUF1467 family protein has product MAIQISTALAIYFVIWWIALFLTLPFGVRSQHEDGVGAPGTDPGAPVLTGMKRKLIWTTIISAIIYGIGVAAYQAGYLSIERLSKLMGMPF; this is encoded by the coding sequence ATGGCCATCCAGATTTCAACCGCACTCGCGATCTACTTCGTCATCTGGTGGATCGCGCTGTTCCTGACGCTGCCGTTCGGCGTGCGCAGCCAGCACGAGGACGGCGTCGGCGCGCCCGGCACCGACCCCGGCGCACCTGTCCTGACCGGCATGAAGCGCAAGCTGATCTGGACCACGATCATCTCGGCCATCATCTACGGCATCGGGGTCGCGGCCTATCAGGCCGGCTATCTCTCGATCGAACGGCTGTCGAAATTGATGGGGATGCCGTTTTAG
- the mtnK gene encoding S-methyl-5-thioribose kinase, with product MAQGQAGDYRILQEAALRDYLAGLPDIAALLGGAPAAWGITEVGDGNLNLVFIVKGASGGTAVKQALPYVRLVGESWPLPLSRAHYEYLALSRQAQLVPGLVPALLHHNETLALTVMELLEPHIIMRKGLVAATSYPRFVDDITTFMARTLFFTSDLALTAAEKKEAIAAFAGNHALCKITEDLIFTDPYRIAEQNRWTSPYLDGLAASLREDMELHVAISRLKLKFMASPEALLHGDLHTGSIMVTAAETRVIDPEFAFYGPMGFDVGAVLANLLMAYFASAGHERTPGERREFEGWVLETVDQVWNEFSRKFLDLWRSEARGDAYPVSLFAGEKGAMRLEAERQAYMQRLFTDTVGFAAAKTIRRIFGLAHNIDFELIEDPKVRAVSEARAVRLARGMMVEAVAFRTIADITGAARKLGDWQPELSG from the coding sequence ATGGCGCAAGGGCAGGCGGGGGATTACCGGATTCTTCAGGAAGCGGCCTTGCGGGACTATCTCGCGGGCCTGCCTGACATCGCGGCACTGCTTGGCGGCGCGCCGGCCGCCTGGGGGATCACCGAGGTCGGCGACGGCAATCTCAACCTCGTCTTCATCGTGAAAGGCGCCAGCGGCGGCACCGCCGTGAAGCAGGCGCTGCCTTACGTTCGCCTGGTCGGCGAGAGCTGGCCGCTGCCGCTGTCGCGGGCCCATTACGAATATCTCGCGCTGTCCCGGCAGGCCCAGCTCGTGCCCGGCCTCGTGCCGGCCTTGCTGCACCACAACGAGACGCTGGCACTCACGGTGATGGAGCTGCTCGAGCCCCATATCATCATGCGCAAGGGGCTGGTGGCTGCGACGTCCTATCCGCGCTTCGTCGATGACATCACGACGTTCATGGCGCGGACGCTGTTCTTCACCTCCGACCTCGCGCTCACGGCCGCGGAGAAGAAGGAGGCCATCGCCGCCTTCGCCGGCAATCATGCGCTGTGCAAGATCACCGAGGATCTGATCTTCACCGATCCCTATCGCATCGCCGAGCAGAACCGCTGGACGTCGCCGTATCTCGACGGCCTGGCCGCGTCCTTGCGCGAGGACATGGAGCTGCATGTCGCGATCTCCCGGCTGAAGCTGAAATTCATGGCGAGCCCGGAAGCACTGCTGCATGGCGATCTCCACACCGGCTCGATCATGGTGACGGCGGCAGAGACGCGGGTGATCGATCCGGAATTCGCCTTCTACGGCCCGATGGGTTTTGACGTCGGCGCGGTGCTGGCCAATCTGCTGATGGCCTATTTCGCCTCTGCCGGCCACGAGCGCACGCCGGGCGAGCGCCGCGAATTCGAGGGCTGGGTGCTGGAGACGGTCGACCAGGTCTGGAATGAGTTTTCGCGAAAATTCCTCGACCTCTGGCGGTCGGAGGCCCGCGGCGATGCCTATCCGGTCTCGCTCTTTGCCGGCGAGAAGGGCGCGATGCGCCTCGAGGCCGAGCGGCAGGCCTACATGCAGCGCCTGTTCACCGACACGGTCGGATTCGCCGCCGCCAAAACCATCCGCCGCATTTTCGGCCTTGCCCACAACATCGATTTCGAGCTGATCGAGGATCCGAAGGTGCGGGCGGTGAGCGAGGCCCGCGCCGTGCGGCTCGCGCGCGGGATGATGGTGGAGGCGGTGGCGTTTCGAACCATCGCCGACATCACGGGGGCTGCCCGGAAGCTGGGGGATTGGCAGCCGGAGTTGTCAGGCTGA